In the Kitasatospora terrestris genome, one interval contains:
- a CDS encoding cytochrome P450 has product MSHTPETTRPELFTWEFAADPYPAYAWLREHAPVHRTTLPSGVEAWLVTRYADARQALADSRLSKNPAQHNAHAHRSGRVGIPGERQANLMTHLLNIDPPDHTRLRRLVSKAFTPRRVAEFEPRVQQLTDRLIDSFAERGSADLIHEFAFPLPIYAICDLLGVPAEDQDDFRDWAGMMIRHHGGQRGGVGRAVKRMRTYLAELIHRKRADLGDDLISGLIRASDHGEHLTENEAAAMAFILLFAGFETTVNLIGNGLYALLRNPGQRSLLQESLARGESGLLETGVEELLRYDGPVELATWRFATQPLSIGGVDVPVGDPVLVVLAAADRDPARFAGENTLDLARADNPHLGFGHGIHYCIGAPLARLEGQRALATVLTRLPDLRLAADPSELRWRGGLIMRGLRELPVSFTPVHA; this is encoded by the coding sequence ATGTCCCACACGCCCGAGACCACCCGCCCGGAGCTCTTCACCTGGGAGTTCGCCGCCGATCCGTACCCCGCGTACGCGTGGTTGCGCGAGCACGCGCCGGTGCACCGGACGACCCTGCCGAGCGGAGTGGAGGCGTGGCTGGTGACCCGGTACGCGGACGCGCGGCAGGCCCTCGCGGACAGCCGGCTCTCCAAGAACCCCGCGCAGCACAACGCGCATGCTCATCGCAGCGGCCGGGTCGGCATCCCGGGCGAGCGCCAGGCGAACCTGATGACGCACCTGCTGAACATCGACCCGCCCGACCACACCCGGCTGCGGCGGCTGGTGTCGAAGGCGTTCACGCCGCGCCGGGTGGCGGAGTTCGAGCCGCGGGTGCAGCAGCTCACCGACCGGCTGATCGACTCCTTCGCGGAGCGCGGCTCGGCGGACCTGATCCACGAGTTCGCGTTCCCGCTACCCATCTACGCGATCTGCGACCTGCTGGGTGTCCCGGCCGAGGACCAGGACGACTTCCGGGACTGGGCCGGGATGATGATCCGGCACCACGGGGGGCAACGCGGGGGTGTCGGCCGGGCGGTGAAGCGGATGCGCACGTACCTGGCCGAACTCATCCACCGCAAGCGGGCGGACCTCGGGGACGACCTGATCTCGGGGCTGATCCGGGCCAGCGACCACGGCGAGCACCTCACCGAGAACGAGGCCGCCGCGATGGCGTTCATCCTGCTCTTCGCGGGTTTCGAGACCACCGTGAACCTGATCGGCAACGGCCTGTACGCGCTGCTGCGCAACCCGGGGCAGCGCTCGCTGCTGCAGGAGTCGCTGGCCCGGGGCGAGAGCGGGCTGTTGGAGACCGGGGTGGAGGAACTGCTGCGCTACGACGGGCCGGTGGAACTGGCGACGTGGCGGTTCGCGACGCAGCCGCTGTCCATCGGCGGGGTGGACGTCCCGGTCGGCGACCCGGTGCTGGTGGTGCTGGCGGCGGCGGACCGCGACCCGGCCCGGTTCGCCGGGGAGAACACCCTCGACCTGGCCCGCGCCGACAACCCGCACCTGGGGTTCGGGCACGGCATCCACTACTGCATCGGCGCGCCGCTGGCCCGGCTCGAGGGGCAGCGGGCGCTCGCCACGGTGCTGACCCGGCTGCCCGATCTGCGTCTTGCCGCCGACCCGTCCGAACTGCGCTGGCGGGGCGGTCTGATCATGCGCGGCCTGCGCGAACTGCCGGTCTCCTTCACTCCGGTGCACGCCTGA
- the eno gene encoding phosphopyruvate hydratase: MPSIDVVVAREILDSRGNPTVEVEVGLDDGSTGRAAVPSGASTGAFEALELRDGDKNRYFGKGVEKAVLAVIEQIGPELVGYDATEQRLIDQAMLDLDATPDKSSLGANAILGVSLAVAHAASEASDLPLFRYLGGPNAHVLPVPMMNILNGGSHADSNVDIQEFMIAPIGAESFSEAVRWGVEVYHTLKGVLKERGLSTGLGDEGGFAPNLDSNREALDLITEAIKKAGYVPGKDVALALDVAASEFYKDGAYQFEGKALSAAELIEYYAELVAAYPLVSIEDPLDESDWDGWKAMTVKLGDKVQLVGDDLFVTNPARLAQGIETGTANALLVKVNQIGSLTETLDAVELAQRNGYRCMMSHRSGETEDVTIADLAVATNCGQIKTGAPARSERVAKYNQLLRIEEILDDAAEYAGRGAFPRFKHEG; encoded by the coding sequence GTGCCGTCCATTGATGTCGTCGTAGCCCGCGAGATCCTCGATTCCCGCGGCAACCCCACGGTCGAGGTCGAGGTCGGCCTCGACGACGGCAGCACCGGCCGTGCCGCTGTCCCGTCGGGCGCGTCCACCGGCGCCTTCGAGGCGCTGGAGCTCCGCGACGGCGACAAGAACCGCTACTTCGGCAAGGGCGTCGAGAAGGCCGTCCTCGCCGTGATCGAGCAGATCGGCCCGGAGCTGGTCGGCTACGACGCGACCGAGCAGCGCCTGATCGACCAGGCCATGCTGGACCTGGACGCCACCCCGGACAAGTCCTCGCTCGGCGCCAACGCCATCCTCGGCGTCTCGCTCGCCGTGGCGCACGCCGCCTCCGAGGCCAGCGACCTGCCGCTGTTCCGCTACCTGGGCGGCCCGAACGCGCACGTCCTGCCGGTCCCGATGATGAACATCCTCAACGGCGGTTCGCACGCGGACTCCAACGTGGACATCCAGGAGTTCATGATCGCCCCGATCGGTGCGGAGTCCTTCTCGGAGGCCGTCCGCTGGGGCGTCGAGGTCTACCACACCCTCAAGGGCGTCCTGAAGGAGCGCGGCCTGTCCACCGGCCTCGGCGACGAGGGCGGCTTCGCGCCGAACCTGGACTCCAACCGAGAGGCCCTGGACCTCATCACCGAGGCCATCAAGAAGGCCGGCTACGTGCCGGGCAAGGACGTCGCGCTCGCGCTGGACGTCGCCGCCTCCGAGTTCTACAAGGACGGCGCCTACCAGTTCGAGGGCAAGGCGCTCTCCGCCGCCGAGCTGATCGAGTACTACGCCGAGCTGGTCGCCGCGTACCCGCTGGTCTCCATCGAGGACCCGCTGGACGAGTCGGACTGGGACGGCTGGAAGGCCATGACCGTCAAGCTGGGCGACAAGGTCCAGCTGGTCGGTGACGACCTGTTCGTCACCAACCCGGCCCGCCTGGCCCAGGGCATCGAGACCGGCACCGCCAACGCGCTGCTGGTGAAGGTCAACCAGATCGGTTCGCTGACCGAGACCCTGGACGCCGTGGAGCTCGCCCAGCGCAACGGCTACCGCTGCATGATGTCGCACCGCTCCGGCGAGACCGAGGACGTCACCATCGCCGACCTCGCCGTCGCCACCAACTGCGGCCAGATCAAGACCGGCGCCCCGGCCCGCTCCGAGCGCGTCGCCAAGTACAACCAGCTGCTGCGCATCGAGGAGATCCTCGACGACGCCGCCGAGTACGCGGGTCGCGGGGCGTTCCCCCGCTTCAAGCACGAGGGCTGA
- a CDS encoding NAD(P)/FAD-dependent oxidoreductase — protein sequence MSTTERPRILIVGGGYVGLYAAMRILKKMRYGEATVTVVDPRSYMTYLPFLPEAAGGNVAPRNLVAPLRSALKKAEVLTGAVTGVDHARKVATIQPAAGDSYELPFDYLVVATGSVSRTFPIPGLAEHGIGMKTVEEAITLRNHVMSQLDKAESTTDEGVRRKALTFVVIGGGFAGIETIAEIEDMARDAAKLYKTVSRDDMRFVVVEAANRILPEMGPDLGLWTKEKLEERNIEIYIETSMDSCVDQHVVLKNGLEMDASTIVWTAGVKPNPVLNHFGLPLGPRGHVDTAATLQVQGFDYVWAAGDNAQVPDLAAGEGAWCPPNAQHAVRQAAVLGDNVVAGMRGFPQSEYKHKNLGAVAGLGLHKGVAILFGKVKLKGRLAWWFHRGYHGAMVPTMNRKVRVFTDWTLAMFLKRETVGLAEMEKPFAAFQEAAGPAPKPAVAAEPAKELATSK from the coding sequence ATGAGCACCACGGAGCGTCCTCGCATCCTCATTGTCGGCGGTGGTTACGTCGGCCTGTATGCCGCGATGCGCATCCTCAAGAAGATGCGCTACGGCGAAGCGACCGTCACGGTCGTCGACCCGCGGTCGTACATGACGTACCTGCCCTTCCTTCCCGAGGCGGCCGGCGGCAACGTCGCGCCTCGCAACCTCGTCGCGCCGCTGCGCAGCGCCCTCAAGAAGGCGGAGGTGCTCACCGGTGCGGTCACCGGTGTGGACCACGCCCGCAAGGTCGCCACCATCCAGCCCGCAGCCGGCGACTCCTACGAGCTGCCCTTCGACTACCTCGTCGTCGCCACCGGCTCGGTCTCCCGCACCTTCCCGATCCCGGGTCTGGCCGAGCACGGCATCGGCATGAAGACGGTCGAGGAGGCGATCACCCTCCGCAACCACGTCATGTCGCAGCTCGACAAGGCCGAGTCCACCACGGACGAGGGGGTCCGCCGCAAGGCGCTGACCTTCGTGGTCATCGGCGGCGGCTTCGCCGGCATCGAGACCATCGCCGAGATCGAGGACATGGCCCGCGACGCGGCCAAGCTCTACAAGACGGTCTCCCGCGACGACATGCGCTTCGTCGTGGTCGAGGCGGCCAACCGCATCCTCCCCGAGATGGGCCCGGACCTCGGTCTGTGGACCAAGGAGAAGCTCGAGGAGCGGAACATCGAGATCTACATCGAGACCTCGATGGACTCCTGCGTCGACCAGCACGTGGTGCTGAAGAACGGCCTGGAGATGGACGCCTCCACCATCGTGTGGACCGCCGGTGTGAAGCCGAACCCGGTGCTGAACCACTTCGGCCTCCCGCTCGGCCCGCGCGGCCACGTCGACACCGCCGCGACCCTCCAGGTCCAGGGCTTCGACTACGTCTGGGCGGCGGGCGACAACGCCCAGGTTCCGGACCTCGCCGCCGGCGAGGGTGCCTGGTGCCCGCCGAACGCCCAGCACGCGGTCCGTCAGGCCGCCGTCCTCGGTGACAACGTGGTGGCCGGCATGCGCGGCTTCCCGCAGTCCGAGTACAAGCACAAGAACCTCGGTGCGGTCGCCGGCCTCGGCCTGCACAAGGGCGTGGCGATCCTCTTCGGCAAGGTCAAGCTGAAGGGCCGTCTGGCCTGGTGGTTCCACCGCGGCTACCACGGCGCGATGGTCCCGACCATGAACCGCAAGGTCCGCGTCTTCACCGACTGGACCCTGGCGATGTTCCTCAAGCGCGAGACCGTCGGCCTCGCCGAGATGGAGAAGCCGTTCGCGGCGTTCCAGGAGGCGGCCGGCCCCGCGCCGAAGCCCGCCGTCGCCGCCGAGCCCGCCAAGGAGCTCGCGACCAGCAAGTAA
- a CDS encoding DUF501 domain-containing protein, which yields MTNEPAAVPDSDIAAIAAQLGRVPRGLRAVAHRCPCGNPDVVETAPRLPDGTPFPTLYYLTCPKAASLIGTLEAEGVMKDQTARLAEDPELAAAYRRAHEDYIARRDAIEVLEGFPSAGGMPDRVKCLHVLVGHSLAAGEGVNPLGDEALGMLEDWWAKGPCVSPAEVEAAGARVLKNRAKGEDHAAVIAAKQQKTAERAEKKRQAEEEQS from the coding sequence ATGACCAACGAACCCGCTGCCGTTCCCGACTCCGACATCGCCGCCATCGCGGCCCAGCTGGGCCGCGTCCCGCGCGGCCTGCGCGCGGTGGCGCACCGCTGCCCGTGCGGCAACCCGGACGTGGTGGAGACCGCGCCCCGGCTGCCGGACGGCACGCCGTTCCCCACGCTGTACTACCTGACCTGCCCCAAGGCGGCCTCGCTGATCGGCACCCTGGAGGCCGAGGGCGTGATGAAGGACCAGACCGCCCGCCTCGCCGAGGACCCGGAGCTGGCCGCCGCCTACCGACGCGCCCACGAGGACTACATCGCCCGCCGGGACGCGATCGAGGTGCTGGAGGGCTTCCCGAGCGCCGGCGGCATGCCGGACCGGGTGAAGTGCCTGCACGTGCTGGTCGGCCACTCGCTGGCCGCCGGCGAGGGCGTGAACCCGCTCGGCGACGAGGCGCTCGGCATGCTGGAGGACTGGTGGGCCAAGGGCCCGTGCGTCTCCCCGGCCGAGGTCGAGGCCGCGGGTGCGCGGGTCCTGAAGAACCGCGCCAAGGGCGAGGACCACGCGGCCGTGATCGCCGCCAAGCAGCAGAAGACGGCCGAGCGCGCCGAGAAGAAGCGCCAGGCGGAGGAGGAGCAGAGTTGA
- a CDS encoding septum formation initiator family protein: protein MAKWRIPGLAARPRFTSRATVLVLVLCSLIAILAYPTRQFIAQRSEIAAQRAKAEQARQQVEELRRERARWQDPEYVKAQARERLHYALPGETPFVSVDPKPTSDGRPPAAGAVAGVRPKAAKPWYAELWDSVDLADTAQPGTEPPASH, encoded by the coding sequence ATGGCCAAGTGGAGGATCCCGGGGCTGGCGGCGCGGCCGCGCTTCACCAGCCGCGCCACCGTGCTGGTGCTCGTCCTGTGCTCGCTGATCGCGATACTCGCGTATCCCACCCGGCAGTTCATCGCCCAGCGCTCGGAGATCGCCGCGCAGCGCGCCAAGGCCGAGCAGGCCCGGCAGCAGGTCGAGGAGCTGCGCCGCGAGCGGGCCCGCTGGCAGGACCCGGAGTACGTGAAGGCGCAGGCCCGCGAGCGGCTGCACTACGCGCTTCCGGGCGAGACGCCGTTCGTCTCGGTGGACCCCAAGCCCACTTCGGACGGCCGGCCCCCCGCCGCCGGTGCCGTGGCCGGTGTCCGGCCGAAGGCCGCCAAGCCCTGGTACGCCGAGCTCTGGGATTCGGTCGATCTGGCCGACACCGCCCAGCCGGGTACCGAACCCCCCGCATCCCACTGA
- a CDS encoding ABC transporter permease: MYRTALRNVLAHKGRLLMTALAVMLGTAFVAGTMVFSDTAGQAMKNSFSKSYSDVSVMVTDNAAGGHASAREKSEGAAGKLTDATVAQLAALPGTQSVRPVVSGFTGVADKQGNLIGQAWSARGTNFVPDATGKDARYPMAEGRGPKAPGEIALDRETAKAGGYRVGDTVRIAGNAAAQDARLTGVFTTDDPEVSSGGTLTLMDTASAQKALLTPGQYSSIVLAAKPGVTQEALQTQALAKVPGETRFVVQTGKQLDDRQQEMVASSTTALKTVLLVFAGISLFVGIFIIANTFTMLIAQRTRELALLRAVGAGRGQVTLSVLAEALVIGVSASVAGLLAGIGIGAGLQGGMTLLNPNFPTGSLVVAPATVVTGLVVGVLVTVLSAVLPAVRAARIPPVAAMAGGDQPATQKGLIIRNTIGSLIAAGGIALILAGASAGKDGRTLLEAGTPITLIGIFILLPLLSRPVISVVGPVLGRLYGTAGRLARLNALRNPRRTAATAAALTIGLTLVSALTVLGTSVNDAVARSVTGSMKADYDVAMAGGAGQLSPEVGKLVAKAPGVAASSPVANVYWDFDGKTRAVQGFDAAALDRLMKVTMDSGSTGALQQGQILVNDEVAKSANLKVGSTLKVAYPDETTGTVTVGGVFQRAETLSPVLMANAEVLKHEPEAYISDILVKGTDGATGALKQSIKDATGNNPVIEVKTKQDMQDEFSRQISFVLNLMYGLLAMSVLVAVLGVVNTLAMSVFERKREIGMLRAIGLDRRGIKRMVRLESVVISVFGALIGVGLGCFVAWAANQTIAPDLKGLTTVIPYGQMLVFLALAALVGVIAALWPARRASRLDILTSIKTD, from the coding sequence ATGTATCGCACCGCACTGCGCAATGTGCTGGCCCACAAGGGCCGACTGCTGATGACGGCACTGGCCGTCATGCTCGGCACGGCGTTCGTCGCCGGAACGATGGTGTTCTCCGACACCGCCGGCCAGGCCATGAAGAACAGCTTCTCCAAGAGCTACTCCGACGTCTCGGTGATGGTCACCGACAACGCCGCCGGCGGCCACGCCTCCGCCCGGGAGAAGAGCGAGGGCGCGGCCGGCAAGCTGACCGACGCCACCGTCGCCCAGCTCGCCGCCCTGCCCGGCACCCAGTCGGTACGCCCGGTGGTCTCCGGTTTCACCGGGGTCGCCGACAAGCAGGGCAACCTGATCGGCCAGGCGTGGAGCGCCCGCGGCACCAACTTCGTGCCGGACGCGACCGGCAAGGACGCCCGCTACCCGATGGCCGAGGGCCGCGGCCCGAAGGCGCCCGGCGAGATCGCGCTCGACCGGGAGACCGCGAAGGCCGGCGGCTACCGGGTCGGCGACACCGTCCGGATCGCCGGCAACGCCGCCGCCCAGGACGCCAGGCTGACCGGTGTCTTCACCACCGACGACCCGGAGGTCAGCTCAGGCGGCACGCTCACCCTGATGGACACCGCCAGTGCCCAGAAGGCGCTGCTCACCCCCGGCCAGTACAGCTCGATCGTGCTCGCCGCCAAGCCCGGCGTCACCCAGGAGGCGCTGCAGACCCAGGCGCTGGCCAAGGTGCCCGGCGAGACCCGGTTCGTGGTGCAGACCGGCAAGCAGCTCGACGACCGGCAGCAGGAGATGGTCGCCAGCTCCACCACGGCGCTCAAGACCGTCCTGCTGGTCTTCGCCGGGATCTCGCTCTTCGTCGGCATCTTCATCATCGCCAACACCTTCACCATGCTGATCGCCCAGCGCACCCGTGAGCTGGCCCTGCTGCGCGCGGTCGGCGCGGGCCGCGGCCAGGTCACCCTCTCGGTGCTGGCCGAGGCGCTGGTCATCGGCGTCTCCGCCTCGGTGGCCGGTCTGCTGGCCGGTATCGGGATCGGCGCCGGCCTGCAGGGCGGCATGACCCTGCTCAACCCGAACTTCCCGACCGGTTCGCTGGTGGTCGCCCCGGCCACCGTCGTCACCGGCCTGGTGGTGGGCGTCCTGGTCACCGTGCTCTCCGCAGTGCTGCCCGCCGTCCGCGCCGCCCGGATCCCCCCGGTCGCGGCGATGGCCGGCGGCGACCAGCCGGCCACCCAGAAGGGCCTGATCATCCGCAACACGATCGGCTCGCTGATCGCGGCCGGCGGCATCGCGCTGATCCTGGCCGGCGCCTCGGCCGGCAAGGACGGCCGCACCCTGCTGGAGGCCGGCACCCCGATCACCCTGATCGGCATCTTCATCCTGCTGCCGCTGCTCTCCCGCCCGGTGATCTCCGTGGTCGGCCCGGTGCTCGGCAGGCTGTACGGCACGGCGGGCCGGCTGGCCCGGCTGAACGCACTGCGCAACCCGCGCCGCACCGCCGCCACCGCGGCGGCGCTCACCATCGGCCTGACCCTGGTCAGCGCGCTGACCGTGCTGGGCACGTCGGTCAACGACGCGGTCGCCCGCTCGGTGACCGGCTCGATGAAGGCCGACTACGACGTCGCCATGGCCGGCGGCGCCGGCCAGCTCTCGCCGGAGGTCGGCAAGCTGGTCGCCAAGGCCCCCGGGGTCGCCGCCTCAAGCCCGGTCGCCAACGTGTACTGGGACTTCGACGGCAAGACCCGTGCGGTGCAGGGCTTCGACGCGGCCGCCCTCGACAGGCTGATGAAGGTCACCATGGACTCCGGGTCCACCGGGGCCCTCCAGCAGGGCCAGATCCTGGTCAACGACGAGGTGGCGAAGAGCGCGAACCTCAAGGTCGGTTCGACCCTGAAGGTGGCGTACCCGGACGAGACCACCGGCACCGTGACGGTCGGCGGCGTGTTCCAGCGCGCCGAGACCCTCTCCCCCGTGCTGATGGCCAACGCCGAGGTCCTCAAGCACGAGCCCGAGGCCTACATCAGCGACATCCTGGTCAAGGGCACCGACGGCGCGACCGGCGCGCTCAAGCAGTCGATCAAGGACGCCACCGGCAACAACCCGGTGATCGAGGTCAAGACCAAGCAGGACATGCAGGACGAGTTCAGCCGGCAGATCTCCTTCGTCCTGAACCTCATGTACGGCCTGCTCGCGATGTCCGTCCTGGTCGCCGTGCTCGGCGTGGTCAACACGCTGGCGATGTCGGTGTTCGAGCGCAAGCGCGAGATCGGCATGCTGCGCGCGATCGGCCTGGACCGGCGCGGCATCAAGCGGATGGTGCGGCTGGAGTCGGTGGTGATCTCCGTCTTCGGCGCCCTGATCGGCGTGGGCCTCGGCTGCTTCGTGGCCTGGGCCGCCAACCAGACCATCGCCCCGGATCTGAAGGGACTGACCACCGTGATCCCCTACGGCCAGATGCTGGTCTTCCTGGCGCTCGCCGCGCTGGTCGGCGTGATCGCCGCCCTGTGGCCCGCCCGCCGGGCGTCCCGGCTGGACATCCTGACCTCCATCAAGACGGACTGA
- a CDS encoding transglycosylase family protein, with protein sequence MLFTGSGRHRRSTKAEKAIAAAGVAGVGLALPLLTATGAQAAPVSVWDKVAQCESGGNWSINTGNGYYGGLQFSSSTWKSFGGGQYAPRADQASKGQQIAVAEKVLASQGPGAWPVCSKRAGLTKGGSSAQTDTASRSETRAAAPKAATPKAATPKTATPEAAAQGATSQSAPRVVPQGAQAPAAAGGGYTVRPGDTLSGIAAAQHVSGGWQKLYESNRPVIGGNPDLIMPGQVLSF encoded by the coding sequence ATGCTGTTCACCGGTTCCGGCCGCCACCGTCGCAGTACCAAGGCCGAGAAGGCCATCGCCGCCGCGGGCGTCGCGGGCGTGGGTCTGGCCCTGCCCCTGCTGACCGCCACCGGCGCCCAGGCCGCCCCGGTCTCCGTCTGGGACAAGGTCGCGCAGTGCGAGTCCGGCGGAAACTGGTCGATCAACACCGGCAACGGCTACTACGGCGGCCTGCAGTTCAGCTCCTCCACCTGGAAGTCGTTCGGCGGCGGCCAGTACGCGCCGCGCGCCGACCAGGCGAGCAAGGGGCAGCAGATCGCCGTCGCCGAGAAGGTGCTCGCCTCGCAGGGCCCCGGCGCGTGGCCGGTCTGCTCGAAGCGCGCGGGCCTGACCAAGGGCGGGTCGTCGGCCCAGACGGACACCGCCTCGCGCTCCGAGACCCGCGCGGCGGCCCCGAAGGCCGCGACGCCCAAGGCCGCGACGCCGAAGACCGCGACCCCCGAGGCGGCGGCGCAGGGCGCGACGTCGCAGAGTGCGCCCCGGGTTGTGCCGCAGGGCGCCCAGGCCCCGGCCGCCGCCGGCGGCGGCTACACCGTGCGCCCCGGTGACACGCTGTCCGGCATCGCCGCCGCCCAGCACGTGTCCGGCGGCTGGCAGAAGCTGTACGAGTCCAACCGTCCGGTGATCGGCGGCAACCCGGACCTGATCATGCCGGGTCAGGTCCTGTCGTTCTGA
- a CDS encoding ABC transporter ATP-binding protein has translation MTTTTARPAATGLAAARATGLNKVYGDGETRVVALDDVSVVFPRGEFTAIMGPSGSGKSTLMHCMAGLDTVSSGSAMIGDTELVGLKDRQLTQLRRDKIGFVFQAFNLLPTLTALENITLPMDIAGRKVDRPWLDRVVETVGLSGRLSHRPSQLSGGQQQRVACARALASKPEIVFADEPTGNLDSRSGAEILSFLRNSVRELGQTVVMVTHDPVAASYADRVVFLADGRIVDELAAPTADAVLDRMRRFDAKGRTS, from the coding sequence ATGACCACGACGACCGCACGGCCCGCCGCCACCGGCCTCGCGGCTGCCCGCGCCACCGGCCTGAACAAGGTCTACGGCGACGGCGAGACCCGCGTCGTGGCGCTGGACGACGTCAGCGTGGTGTTCCCGCGCGGCGAGTTCACCGCGATCATGGGCCCCTCGGGCTCGGGCAAGTCCACCCTGATGCACTGCATGGCGGGGCTGGACACGGTCTCCTCGGGCTCGGCGATGATCGGCGACACCGAGCTGGTCGGGCTGAAGGACCGCCAGCTGACCCAGCTGCGCCGCGACAAGATCGGCTTCGTCTTCCAGGCGTTCAACCTGCTGCCGACGCTGACCGCGCTGGAGAACATCACGCTGCCGATGGACATCGCCGGCCGCAAGGTCGACCGGCCGTGGCTGGACCGGGTGGTCGAGACGGTCGGCCTGTCCGGCCGGCTGAGCCACCGCCCGTCGCAGCTCTCCGGCGGCCAGCAGCAGCGCGTGGCGTGCGCCCGGGCGCTGGCCTCCAAGCCCGAGATCGTCTTCGCCGACGAGCCCACCGGCAACCTGGACTCGCGCTCCGGCGCCGAGATCCTCTCCTTCCTGCGCAACTCGGTCCGCGAGCTCGGCCAGACCGTGGTGATGGTCACCCACGACCCGGTCGCCGCCTCGTACGCGGACCGGGTGGTCTTCCTCGCCGACGGCCGGATCGTCGACGAGCTGGCCGCCCCCACCGCCGACGCGGTGCTCGACCGGATGCGCCGCTTCGACGCCAAGGGCCGGACGAGCTGA
- a CDS encoding Ppx/GppA phosphatase family protein, with protein sequence MTRVAAIDCGTNSIRLLIADLDPETGSITDLDRRMVINRLGQGVDSTGRLHPEALERTFAACREYAALIAEHGVGPDRIRMVATSASRDAENAAEFTDGVREILGVTPSVVSGDEEARLSFTGATKELTAGPHKPPYLVFDLGGGSTEFVLGAEDVQAARSVDIGCVRLTERHFAGAGLPTQAQIAAAQADVLAALDEAAKTVPLDAEATLVGLAGTVTTVAGIVLDLPEYRSERIHHARLTVEQVRETTARLLSSTHDERAAIPVMHPGRVDVIAAGALVLLEIMERTGALELLVSEHDILDGIAWSIA encoded by the coding sequence ATGACGCGCGTGGCCGCGATCGACTGCGGCACCAACTCGATCAGGCTGCTGATCGCGGACCTGGACCCGGAGACCGGTTCGATCACCGACCTGGACCGCCGGATGGTCATCAACCGGCTGGGCCAGGGCGTGGACAGCACCGGCCGGCTCCACCCGGAGGCGCTGGAGCGGACGTTCGCCGCCTGCCGCGAGTACGCGGCGCTGATCGCCGAGCACGGGGTCGGTCCGGACCGGATCCGGATGGTCGCCACCTCCGCGTCCCGGGACGCCGAGAACGCCGCCGAGTTCACCGACGGCGTCCGGGAGATCCTGGGCGTCACGCCGAGCGTGGTGAGCGGTGACGAGGAGGCCCGGCTGTCCTTCACCGGCGCCACCAAGGAGTTGACCGCCGGCCCGCACAAGCCCCCCTACCTGGTCTTCGACCTGGGCGGCGGCTCCACCGAGTTCGTGCTGGGCGCCGAGGACGTGCAGGCGGCCCGGTCGGTGGACATCGGGTGCGTGCGGCTGACGGAGCGGCACTTCGCGGGTGCCGGGCTGCCGACCCAGGCGCAGATCGCCGCCGCGCAGGCCGACGTGCTGGCCGCCCTGGACGAGGCCGCGAAGACGGTGCCGCTGGACGCCGAGGCCACCCTGGTGGGCCTGGCCGGCACGGTCACCACGGTGGCCGGCATCGTGCTCGACCTGCCGGAGTACCGGTCCGAGCGGATCCACCACGCGCGGCTGACCGTCGAGCAGGTCCGGGAGACCACCGCCCGGCTGCTCTCCTCGACCCACGACGAGCGGGCCGCGATCCCGGTGATGCACCCGGGCCGGGTGGACGTGATCGCCGCCGGGGCGCTGGTGCTGCTGGAGATCATGGAGCGGACCGGGGCCTTGGAGCTTCTGGTCAGCGAGCACGACATCCTGGACGGGATCGCCTGGAGCATCGCCTGA